From Nitrospiraceae bacterium, a single genomic window includes:
- a CDS encoding phage tail sheath family protein, whose amino-acid sequence MKKSHSTPGASIHKPSFVPPVIDSASTSTAAIIGSFSKGSMTSPQQIRTWVAFEKEYGKLETEALSSHCIKQFFDNEGKAILVVRIGTGQIKGVAPFLQGLSLLDRIGGFNILFIPQTEQLPDPHANKVMQAAIALVAKHRAMYVLDVPQCDASRQTVRTLTTWFNEQSGIHHPNVAMYVPRVQVPPSLKKAPLHIPASGAMAGVWARTDQQQGVWKAPAGTAAILHGVLGIEQTLTQPEMGQLTQLGMNPIRPTSPSQVVAWGARTLSSNREWQYLSVRRLALFLESSIQQGLGWVIDEPNEEPLWAHIRQAIDVFLQSLFRKGAFQGQKAQEAYFVKCGPDTISSADQNAGNVNIMIGFAPLKPGEFIILTIQQKAKSVHQA is encoded by the coding sequence ATGAAAAAAAGTCACTCGACTCCTGGCGCATCTATCCACAAACCATCGTTCGTCCCTCCAGTGATCGATTCGGCTTCCACCTCAACCGCGGCCATCATCGGTTCATTTTCCAAGGGGTCGATGACGTCTCCACAACAGATCCGGACATGGGTAGCATTTGAGAAAGAATACGGAAAACTGGAAACAGAGGCCCTTTCCTCCCATTGCATCAAACAATTTTTTGACAATGAAGGAAAAGCCATTTTGGTGGTACGGATCGGAACGGGACAGATCAAAGGCGTGGCTCCATTTCTCCAAGGCCTTTCTCTTCTCGACCGCATAGGGGGTTTCAATATTTTGTTCATTCCTCAAACCGAACAGCTCCCGGATCCCCATGCGAATAAAGTCATGCAAGCAGCCATTGCTCTTGTTGCCAAACACCGTGCGATGTATGTCCTGGATGTCCCTCAATGCGATGCCTCACGACAAACGGTCAGGACTCTGACAACTTGGTTTAATGAGCAATCAGGCATTCACCATCCGAATGTGGCCATGTACGTTCCGCGTGTCCAAGTCCCTCCGTCCCTTAAGAAGGCACCTTTGCACATCCCTGCCAGCGGAGCCATGGCTGGGGTATGGGCCAGGACCGATCAACAACAAGGAGTATGGAAAGCCCCGGCAGGAACGGCAGCCATCCTTCATGGCGTTCTGGGTATCGAGCAGACGCTGACGCAACCTGAAATGGGACAACTCACTCAATTAGGTATGAATCCAATCCGGCCAACCTCTCCGTCACAGGTTGTCGCGTGGGGTGCACGAACCCTGTCATCCAACAGAGAATGGCAGTATCTTTCCGTCCGGCGTCTGGCATTGTTTCTGGAATCAAGCATACAACAGGGATTAGGGTGGGTGATAGATGAACCGAATGAAGAGCCCCTGTGGGCTCATATTCGCCAGGCGATTGATGTGTTTCTCCAATCACTATTCCGGAAGGGAGCCTTTCAAGGGCAAAAAGCCCAGGAGGCCTATTTTGTCAAATGCGGACCGGATACCATTTCATCCGCTGACCAGAATGCCGGGAACGTCAACATCATGATAGGGTTCGCTCCGCTCAAACCCGGTGAATTCATTATTCTTACCATCCAACAGAAAGCCAAATCTGTCCACCAGGCGTGA
- a CDS encoding RluA family pseudouridine synthase, which translates to MITEFIVTEGETRKRLDQFLVNRERDISRSRLQRLIELGRIRVNDRMVKPSHTIKPGDHITMDVPQPGPLLVDGKTLPLEILHEDEALLVLNKPAGVVVHPAAGNWEGTVLNALLAHIPNHAGAEIFNGKRALPRLVHRLDKDTSGVMVVAKTDHAHRTLATQFEKHSIIRIYEAFVWSIPRHEQGVIELPIGRDRRESKKVSSNTAQSQRAVTEYRVDQNFGDMASQVVLFPRTGRTHQLRVHLASLGCPILGDETYGGQNVCRITEIDIPRVMLHARALGFQHPVSGMFREYSVGFPLDMQKIRQALLNK; encoded by the coding sequence ATGATTACTGAATTTATCGTGACGGAGGGTGAAACCCGCAAACGCCTTGATCAATTTTTGGTCAATCGTGAGCGGGACATATCCCGTTCACGGTTACAACGCTTGATTGAGTTGGGACGGATCCGTGTCAATGACAGGATGGTCAAGCCGAGTCATACCATTAAGCCAGGCGATCATATAACGATGGATGTTCCCCAGCCGGGGCCGCTCCTGGTTGACGGGAAGACTTTGCCATTGGAAATTCTCCACGAGGATGAAGCCCTCCTCGTGTTGAACAAGCCTGCGGGTGTGGTGGTGCATCCCGCGGCAGGGAACTGGGAGGGCACCGTGCTCAATGCGCTGTTGGCCCATATTCCCAACCATGCCGGTGCAGAAATATTCAATGGGAAAAGGGCGCTACCACGGTTGGTTCACCGACTGGATAAGGACACCTCCGGAGTGATGGTGGTCGCTAAAACCGATCATGCCCATCGTACTCTGGCGACACAGTTTGAAAAACACTCGATCATACGGATCTATGAGGCGTTTGTCTGGAGCATACCTCGCCATGAACAGGGAGTGATTGAGTTGCCCATCGGTCGGGATCGCAGAGAGTCGAAAAAGGTTTCATCCAACACCGCACAGTCACAACGAGCGGTCACCGAGTATCGGGTGGATCAAAATTTTGGTGACATGGCCTCACAGGTCGTGTTGTTTCCACGCACAGGGCGGACACATCAGCTTCGGGTTCATCTGGCGTCCTTAGGGTGCCCGATTTTGGGGGATGAGACGTATGGCGGTCAGAACGTATGCCGGATTACGGAGATCGACATACCACGGGTGATGCTCCATGCACGCGCACTAGGATTCCAACATCCCGTATCCGGGATGTTTCGGGAATATTCCGTAGGCTTTCCGTTGGACATGCAAAAGATCCGTCAGGCGTTGCTCAACAAATAA
- a CDS encoding VTT domain-containing protein yields the protein MTFSLITDPKKKLLFIIAFFLLLYVTVALTGLRSHLSPDVIQSLFFAYPVWGLVLFCLAFSFGNLLYVPGWIFLVGAVFALGKEWGGVATLMAAMCSSTISFLLIRAVGGTALRSFNHRWADTIFAHLDDRPILSVAFLRLLFQTLPALNYALALADIRFRDYLVGTALGLPLPIFLYCYFFELIFQHLLNR from the coding sequence ATGACGTTTTCTCTTATCACCGATCCTAAGAAAAAGCTTCTTTTCATCATTGCGTTCTTTCTCCTGCTGTATGTGACGGTTGCACTGACCGGTCTGCGATCCCACCTGTCGCCGGATGTTATTCAGTCATTATTTTTTGCGTATCCGGTTTGGGGTCTTGTCCTGTTTTGTCTGGCCTTTAGCTTCGGCAATCTCTTGTATGTGCCTGGATGGATCTTTTTAGTCGGGGCCGTCTTTGCGTTGGGTAAAGAATGGGGTGGGGTTGCGACCCTGATGGCCGCGATGTGTTCTTCGACGATCAGTTTTCTCCTGATTCGTGCGGTGGGTGGAACGGCGCTTCGCAGCTTCAATCATCGGTGGGCCGACACGATTTTCGCCCATCTGGATGACCGTCCAATCCTGTCGGTGGCATTCTTGCGCCTGCTGTTTCAGACCTTGCCTGCTCTAAATTATGCTCTGGCCCTTGCGGACATTCGCTTTCGCGATTATCTGGTTGGAACGGCTTTAGGATTGCCCCTTCCTATTTTTCTGTATTGTTATTTTTTTGAACTGATTTTCCAGCATCTTCTGAATAGGTAA
- a CDS encoding MOSC domain-containing protein produces MRGEALSLVQVTGHGLVGDRAYAILDRADGKVATAKNPKKWPNMFAFQATYLESSGDKESGSRLRITLPDGTRVTSDQQDLSQVLSKALNREVTLALIEGGRVTGVQSAMPETWIAQSEEYWPDMDGREKRDTVTDFSLPTGTFFDAAMVHLLTTGTLNRLRESYPEGRFEVPRFRPNVVVDTGSDEQGFIEQGWIGQTLGIGENVRLKITGSCGRCVMTTLAQGELPKDTGILRTAVQHNLGNVGVYASVIQGGAMRIGDGVRLEK; encoded by the coding sequence ATGAGAGGGGAGGCCTTGTCCCTTGTTCAGGTTACTGGTCACGGACTTGTCGGGGATCGTGCCTATGCTATCCTGGATCGTGCCGATGGCAAAGTGGCCACGGCCAAAAATCCAAAAAAATGGCCCAATATGTTTGCCTTTCAGGCCACGTACCTGGAGTCGTCTGGAGATAAAGAGTCTGGATCTCGCCTGCGCATCACGCTGCCTGACGGTACACGGGTGACCAGTGATCAACAGGACCTGTCCCAGGTTCTTTCCAAAGCTTTGAACCGCGAGGTTACATTGGCGCTCATTGAGGGTGGGAGGGTGACCGGCGTTCAATCAGCTATGCCTGAAACCTGGATTGCGCAGTCTGAGGAATACTGGCCCGACATGGATGGTCGCGAGAAACGGGACACCGTTACGGATTTCTCCCTTCCAACCGGGACGTTTTTCGATGCCGCGATGGTGCACCTACTGACCACGGGCACGCTTAATCGGCTTCGTGAGTCATATCCGGAAGGGCGTTTTGAGGTGCCGCGGTTTCGTCCGAACGTTGTTGTGGACACTGGATCCGATGAGCAAGGCTTTATCGAACAGGGTTGGATTGGTCAGACGCTAGGCATTGGGGAGAACGTGCGGTTGAAGATTACCGGCTCATGCGGTCGGTGTGTCATGACGACGTTAGCCCAAGGGGAACTTCCAAAGGATACCGGGATTTTACGCACGGCGGTCCAACACAATCTTGGCAATGTTGGGGTTTATGCTTCAGTCATACAGGGCGGCGCAATGCGAATCGGGGATGGTGTACGATTGGAGAAATGA
- a CDS encoding group 1 truncated hemoglobin, which translates to MRGWVRNVCLGLAIGLSMSGAACSTVEPPAGKRTTSLYDRLGGKPAITAVIDEFVGNVANDPRINGRFATTDIPKLKGHLVDQVCGATGGPCTYTGRDMKTTHAGMRITNADFTAMVEDLVRALDTFKVPKREQDELLGLLGSMKSDIVEIP; encoded by the coding sequence ATGCGTGGATGGGTGAGGAATGTGTGTCTCGGGCTTGCCATAGGGTTGTCCATGAGTGGGGCGGCCTGTTCAACAGTTGAACCCCCGGCGGGAAAGAGGACGACATCATTGTACGACCGGTTAGGGGGAAAGCCGGCTATCACGGCGGTCATCGATGAATTTGTGGGCAATGTTGCTAACGATCCCCGTATTAATGGTCGCTTTGCCACTACCGATATTCCGAAACTGAAGGGACATCTGGTGGATCAAGTCTGTGGAGCGACTGGTGGGCCCTGCACCTATACCGGCAGGGACATGAAGACGACGCATGCGGGAATGCGCATTACCAATGCCGACTTTACGGCTATGGTTGAGGACCTGGTCAGGGCACTCGATACATTCAAGGTTCCAAAAAGGGAGCAGGATGAATTACTCGGGCTGCTCGGTTCCATGAAATCCGACATTGTCGAGATTCCATGA
- a CDS encoding thioredoxin family protein, whose translation MKKAVFYHAGCPVCVSAETMVTQAIDRQQYDLEIVHFAQTPDRVVEAETAGVKSVPALVLEGQVFHVNFGASMDDVKASI comes from the coding sequence ATGAAGAAAGCCGTGTTTTATCATGCAGGGTGCCCGGTCTGTGTTTCTGCGGAAACCATGGTGACTCAAGCCATCGATCGTCAGCAATATGACCTGGAAATCGTCCATTTTGCACAGACACCCGATCGGGTGGTTGAGGCTGAAACGGCAGGGGTGAAGTCTGTTCCTGCCCTGGTGTTAGAGGGACAGGTATTTCACGTGAATTTTGGTGCATCCATGGACGATGTGAAAGCCAGCATTTAA
- a CDS encoding MarR family transcriptional regulator yields the protein MSAQEANDVLERLCNLQRMEARAFGLRYGLQPVQMEALTYLTQCNRYSNTPQAVAEYLGLTKGTVSQSLKVLEQKGFLRKEADHEDKRIVRLAPTTKGSNLVKKALLTRSLEPALARTDSIKIAELTSALRSILRGMQQINGRKAFGACHTCRFNEDHEKNGYVCGLTREPLSVQDIQLICREHQYPH from the coding sequence ATGAGCGCCCAAGAAGCCAATGATGTTTTAGAGCGATTGTGCAACCTGCAACGGATGGAGGCACGGGCGTTTGGCCTGCGTTACGGTTTACAACCCGTGCAGATGGAAGCGCTGACGTATTTGACGCAATGCAATCGCTATTCAAATACGCCGCAAGCCGTGGCGGAGTACCTGGGACTCACGAAGGGAACCGTCTCACAATCGCTCAAGGTTTTAGAGCAGAAGGGATTCCTGCGGAAGGAGGCGGATCATGAGGACAAACGGATCGTACGCCTTGCGCCGACCACCAAAGGGAGCAATCTCGTAAAAAAAGCCCTTCTCACGAGAAGCCTGGAACCGGCACTGGCGAGGACGGATTCAATAAAAATCGCTGAACTGACTTCTGCGTTGCGCTCAATCCTGCGAGGCATGCAGCAGATCAATGGACGAAAGGCCTTTGGTGCCTGCCACACCTGTCGTTTCAATGAAGATCATGAGAAGAACGGGTATGTCTGCGGTTTGACACGAGAACCGTTAAGTGTGCAAGACATTCAATTGATCTGCCGCGAGCACCAATATCCGCATTAG
- a CDS encoding TerC family protein, giving the protein MFEWLTSPEAWIALGTLTALEIVLGIDNIIFISILVGRLPESQRALARRAGLGLAMVARLGLLFSISWVMGLTEPLVTVFTHAISGRDIILVGGGLFLMAKATHEIHNSLEGIEEESGHAIVAASLGMVLVQIAVLDIVFSLDSVITAVGLVDQVSLMAIAIILAVLVMLMAAKAIGDFVDEHPTIKVLALSFLILVGVTLMVEGFDVHVPKGYIYFAMAFSVTVEMLNIRMRKKRAPVKLYKTISE; this is encoded by the coding sequence ATGTTTGAATGGCTGACAAGTCCTGAAGCATGGATTGCATTAGGCACGTTAACCGCATTAGAAATTGTCCTGGGGATCGATAACATTATCTTCATCTCCATCCTTGTCGGACGCCTTCCCGAGAGTCAGCGAGCGTTGGCCAGAAGAGCAGGGCTTGGCCTCGCCATGGTGGCACGCCTGGGATTGCTGTTTTCGATTTCGTGGGTCATGGGGTTAACCGAACCCTTGGTGACGGTGTTCACCCATGCGATTTCAGGGCGCGATATTATTCTGGTCGGCGGTGGATTGTTTCTCATGGCGAAAGCCACGCATGAAATTCATAACAGCCTGGAGGGTATAGAAGAAGAGAGCGGTCACGCGATTGTGGCTGCCAGTTTGGGAATGGTTCTCGTTCAGATTGCGGTTTTGGATATTGTGTTTTCACTGGATTCAGTCATTACGGCGGTCGGTCTGGTTGATCAGGTTTCTCTTATGGCGATCGCCATCATCCTGGCCGTGCTCGTGATGCTGATGGCCGCAAAAGCGATTGGAGATTTTGTCGATGAACATCCGACCATCAAAGTTCTTGCCCTCTCATTTCTCATTCTCGTGGGTGTGACCCTGATGGTGGAGGGGTTCGATGTGCATGTCCCGAAGGGCTATATTTATTTTGCGATGGCGTTTTCCGTCACGGTGGAAATGCTCAATATTCGCATGCGGAAAAAACGGGCCCCAGTCAAACTGTACAAGACGATTTCCGAATAG
- the lexA gene encoding repressor LexA → MTPEAFKQIRQRLGLTQTQLAERLRTTRMTITRYECGMRRIPGVVEAILSQLDSPTQIPMAGIVAAGNPIEPIPQTELVEVPPSMLRTGDNFALRVKGESMRDEGILPGDLVIVHKQRMARNGQTVVALVNQEATIKKYYNKEEQIELHPANATMAPILVTPQDEFVIEGVVIGVIRHCG, encoded by the coding sequence ATGACACCTGAAGCCTTCAAACAGATCCGGCAACGCCTCGGCTTAACCCAAACCCAACTAGCTGAACGCCTTCGCACCACTCGTATGACCATTACCCGCTACGAATGCGGAATGCGTCGGATTCCTGGAGTGGTCGAAGCCATCCTCTCCCAACTGGATTCCCCGACACAGATTCCCATGGCCGGCATCGTCGCGGCCGGCAACCCGATTGAACCCATTCCCCAAACTGAGCTGGTAGAGGTTCCACCCTCCATGCTGCGAACGGGAGACAATTTCGCATTACGAGTGAAAGGTGAATCGATGCGGGATGAAGGCATCCTGCCGGGTGACCTGGTGATTGTACACAAGCAACGAATGGCGCGAAATGGACAAACTGTGGTCGCGCTGGTGAATCAGGAGGCGACGATTAAGAAATATTACAACAAAGAAGAGCAAATAGAACTGCATCCGGCGAATGCAACCATGGCTCCGATTCTGGTGACTCCGCAGGATGAATTTGTGATTGAAGGAGTGGTGATCGGGGTCATTCGGCATTGTGGCTAG
- a CDS encoding DNA polymerase III subunit alpha, protein MQGVSTLETLCQTAKGQGAETLALTDTNGLYGAIRFIEVAQAHGLRPILGAELTHNRHRAVLLVKDSFGYTNLCRLLSQRHCDDDFDCIASVQEHRKGLIILSDDLSALTAWKRHSPSDLYVELTPGALMHQALAFSRRTRLPPVATNRVHFVTPQEFPLHQILRAIAFNTTLSQLPPEACCAPHHWLMPPAILDSQFPHAPHAIANTRKIAQHCQTEWSFKETIFPNFRRLSDPHAFTLLREKTYDGARWRYGSLTAVVTVRIERELSVIRDKGYAHYFLVVDEIVRQAPRTCGRGSAAASIVSYCLGITHVDPIRHNLFFERFLNPGRHDPPDIDVDFPWDERDGIVDFVFARYGSRQAGMVANQNTLALRAAVREVAKVYGIPPAEIQQVSRLLTRLPLADLPAQEPSISPCNQPASRQTPRLSNIRENEKPRSLPSSPSSRPHKRKKLDSYLDEASGFTDLCKPWPEMIRLALQLQGRFRHLSLHCGGIVIVPDDLRRYVPVEVAAKGVPVIQWEKDQTEDAGLVKIDLLGNRSLAVIRDALAAIAEHTGRHIDYATWDPLTDPKTQQLIQQGETIGCFYIESPATRLLLKKLWTGMPADRRARADVFEYLVIVSSLIRPAANRFIQEFVRRAHGGAYRPLHSLVEDVLVETHGIMVYQEDVAKVAMGLAGFSVEDGDQLRKILSKKHKQRRLRDYQRQFVDGARARGVDARTIERVWAMTMSFTGYSFCKPHSASYAQVSFKSAYLRAHYPGEFMAAVISNQGGFYSTFAYLSEARRMGLTVLSPDINASGWAYEGEGTTIRMGLMQIKGIVRGFIDRLLEERSRHGPFQSFHDFLSRLNPEPAQTRLLVLAGCFDAIAGEVTRPGLLWRVYAEHPTCGISSPRSVAQHATPLLPSVRLLPIPNEYDTERLIQHEIDLFGFPLRCHPLTLYARHLQGLQITPATEMPMHIGHRIMMVGWLITEKAASTKHGEPMEFITLEDTTGLYDATLFPEIFQRYGPLLTNERPLLLEGLVEEDFTATTLTVQHMQVIG, encoded by the coding sequence ATGCAGGGAGTATCCACACTGGAAACCTTGTGCCAGACGGCAAAGGGACAGGGAGCCGAGACACTTGCCCTGACCGATACGAACGGCCTGTACGGTGCCATTCGCTTTATCGAGGTCGCACAGGCCCATGGCTTACGCCCGATCCTGGGAGCCGAACTGACCCACAACCGGCACCGCGCCGTGCTCCTGGTCAAAGATTCTTTTGGCTATACCAATCTCTGCCGCCTGCTTTCCCAACGCCATTGCGATGACGACTTTGACTGCATCGCCTCGGTTCAGGAACACCGAAAAGGACTGATCATTCTCTCTGACGATCTTTCCGCACTGACGGCCTGGAAACGCCACTCACCTAGCGATCTGTACGTAGAGCTAACGCCAGGTGCGCTCATGCACCAGGCCCTGGCCTTTAGCCGCCGCACACGCCTTCCTCCCGTCGCAACCAACCGGGTGCATTTTGTAACCCCGCAGGAATTCCCCCTTCATCAAATTCTCCGTGCGATCGCCTTCAATACCACCCTCTCTCAATTGCCGCCGGAGGCATGCTGTGCACCCCATCATTGGTTGATGCCACCTGCGATACTGGATTCACAGTTTCCCCATGCGCCTCACGCGATAGCCAACACCAGAAAGATCGCCCAGCACTGCCAGACCGAGTGGTCGTTCAAAGAGACGATTTTCCCGAATTTTCGCCGGCTCTCCGACCCACATGCCTTCACTCTGCTACGCGAGAAGACCTACGACGGGGCCCGATGGCGGTACGGCTCACTGACAGCGGTCGTGACTGTTCGGATCGAACGCGAGCTGAGCGTCATCCGGGATAAAGGCTACGCTCATTATTTTCTGGTGGTTGACGAGATTGTCCGCCAGGCGCCTCGCACCTGTGGCCGGGGGTCGGCGGCGGCCTCCATCGTGTCCTATTGCCTGGGCATTACCCATGTGGACCCCATCCGGCACAATCTGTTTTTTGAACGCTTTTTAAATCCCGGGCGTCACGATCCGCCGGATATCGACGTGGATTTTCCCTGGGATGAGCGCGACGGCATTGTGGATTTTGTCTTTGCGCGCTATGGCAGCCGGCAGGCCGGCATGGTGGCCAATCAAAATACGCTCGCGCTCCGGGCGGCCGTGCGGGAAGTCGCCAAAGTCTATGGCATACCTCCGGCAGAAATTCAGCAGGTGAGTCGACTGCTGACCCGTCTCCCGCTCGCTGATCTTCCGGCTCAAGAGCCCTCTATCTCCCCATGCAATCAACCCGCAAGCCGGCAGACCCCCCGCCTTTCCAATATTCGAGAAAATGAAAAGCCTCGCTCCCTTCCATCTTCGCCGTCTTCGAGACCACATAAGAGGAAGAAGCTCGACTCATACCTTGATGAGGCCTCGGGGTTCACCGATTTATGCAAGCCATGGCCGGAAATGATCAGACTTGCTCTTCAACTTCAAGGACGGTTTCGTCATCTGTCCCTGCATTGCGGGGGCATCGTGATTGTTCCTGACGATCTCCGACGCTATGTGCCCGTGGAAGTGGCGGCAAAGGGTGTTCCGGTCATTCAATGGGAGAAAGATCAAACGGAAGATGCCGGCCTGGTCAAAATCGATCTCCTGGGCAATCGATCCTTAGCCGTCATTCGGGATGCCCTTGCGGCAATTGCGGAACACACCGGCCGACACATCGACTATGCCACCTGGGATCCGTTAACCGACCCCAAAACACAACAGCTCATTCAACAGGGTGAGACAATTGGATGCTTTTACATCGAATCGCCTGCCACCCGACTGCTTCTCAAAAAACTCTGGACGGGCATGCCGGCAGATCGGCGCGCACGCGCCGACGTCTTTGAGTATCTGGTCATCGTCTCATCATTGATTCGTCCCGCCGCAAACCGGTTCATTCAAGAATTTGTCCGGCGGGCGCATGGTGGCGCCTATCGCCCCTTGCATTCGTTAGTGGAAGACGTGCTCGTGGAAACCCACGGCATCATGGTGTATCAGGAAGACGTCGCCAAAGTGGCCATGGGTCTGGCGGGATTTTCCGTGGAAGACGGTGATCAACTCAGGAAAATTCTTAGCAAAAAACATAAGCAACGCCGGCTTCGCGATTATCAACGCCAATTTGTCGACGGCGCGCGCGCGCGCGGTGTGGATGCGCGAACGATCGAGCGGGTATGGGCAATGACGATGAGCTTTACCGGTTACAGTTTTTGCAAACCGCATTCGGCCAGTTATGCGCAGGTATCATTTAAGTCGGCCTATCTCCGCGCCCATTATCCTGGAGAATTCATGGCCGCCGTCATCAGCAACCAGGGTGGGTTTTATTCAACCTTCGCCTATCTGTCAGAAGCCCGCCGGATGGGATTGACCGTGCTCTCTCCGGACATCAATGCCAGCGGATGGGCATACGAGGGAGAAGGAACGACCATCCGCATGGGCTTGATGCAAATCAAAGGCATCGTCCGGGGATTCATCGATCGGCTTCTCGAAGAACGATCTCGCCACGGCCCGTTTCAGTCGTTTCATGATTTTTTGAGCAGGCTCAACCCCGAACCGGCGCAGACGCGGTTATTGGTTCTGGCAGGTTGCTTCGATGCCATTGCCGGTGAGGTCACCCGCCCCGGCCTGCTCTGGCGGGTCTATGCCGAGCATCCAACCTGTGGCATCTCCTCACCCCGATCAGTTGCACAACACGCCACCCCGCTGTTGCCCTCCGTTCGTCTGCTCCCGATTCCGAATGAATATGACACAGAACGGTTGATCCAGCATGAAATTGACCTTTTCGGCTTCCCCCTCCGTTGCCATCCGTTGACGCTCTACGCGAGGCATTTGCAAGGCCTGCAGATCACTCCCGCAACGGAGATGCCTATGCATATCGGCCATCGAATCATGATGGTTGGCTGGCTGATCACGGAAAAAGCCGCATCGACCAAACATGGCGAACCCATGGAATTCATCACGCTGGAAGATACGACGGGTCTCTACGACGCCACGTTGTTCCCGGAAATATTTCAACGATACGGACCGTTACTCACGAACGAACGGCCGCTTCTTCTTGAGGGATTGGTGGAAGAAGACTTTACCGCCACCACACTGACGGTGCAGCATATGCAAGTGATCGGTTAA
- a CDS encoding sodium-dependent bicarbonate transport family permease: MLEEFVYNFTHNLFKPLLLFFYLGFLVPILKVPFEFPHVLYKGLTIYLLIAIGWHGGEELASLSMAELQHALGFMVIGFFTNLIIGIAAYVILRKTNLRRIDAATVAGYYGSDSAGTFVTCLGVLAAANIAFAAYMPVLLAVMEIPGCLVALYLVSRLRASGRLDALGNMPDEPGYNPYARKLVDPATEDEDSHNNHVEQIPVSLPAQSLGAAAAADYEEPKPIFSGKMLHEIFLNPGLYLLFGGILIGFISRLQGVKVTEVDDRFFVALFHGILSLFLLEMGMTASRRLKDLKHAGLSFILFGLIAPNIFATIGIVVAHGYSMFLGAPFSLGTYALFAVLCGAASYIAVPAVQRLAIPEASPTLPLAASLGLTFSYNVTIGIPVYIMIATALTRAIPVG; the protein is encoded by the coding sequence ATGCTTGAAGAATTTGTTTACAACTTTACCCATAACTTATTCAAACCCTTGTTGCTATTTTTCTATCTTGGATTTTTAGTCCCCATTCTCAAAGTGCCGTTTGAATTTCCACACGTACTCTATAAGGGATTAACCATTTACCTTTTGATCGCCATCGGCTGGCACGGAGGGGAAGAACTGGCTTCTCTCTCAATGGCCGAGTTGCAACATGCTCTTGGGTTTATGGTGATTGGCTTTTTCACCAACCTGATCATCGGCATCGCCGCCTATGTCATCCTTCGAAAAACAAATTTACGTCGAATTGATGCAGCAACCGTAGCCGGATACTATGGCTCTGACTCAGCGGGGACTTTTGTGACCTGTCTCGGGGTCCTGGCTGCGGCGAATATCGCCTTCGCCGCATATATGCCGGTTCTTCTTGCCGTGATGGAAATCCCGGGCTGCCTGGTGGCCCTTTATCTCGTTTCACGTCTTCGGGCCTCCGGCAGGCTGGATGCCCTCGGAAATATGCCGGATGAGCCGGGATACAATCCTTACGCCCGCAAACTCGTGGACCCCGCAACTGAAGACGAAGACAGTCATAACAACCATGTCGAGCAAATCCCGGTTTCTTTGCCGGCCCAGTCGCTGGGCGCAGCAGCCGCGGCGGACTACGAGGAACCCAAACCGATCTTTAGTGGAAAGATGCTACACGAGATTTTCCTGAACCCGGGGCTGTATTTGCTCTTCGGGGGCATCTTGATTGGATTTATCAGCCGCCTCCAAGGTGTGAAGGTCACGGAGGTCGACGACAGATTCTTTGTTGCCCTCTTCCACGGCATCTTATCTCTCTTTTTATTGGAAATGGGAATGACCGCTAGCAGACGACTCAAAGACCTTAAACACGCAGGACTATCATTCATCTTATTCGGCCTAATCGCTCCAAACATTTTTGCCACGATCGGAATCGTAGTGGCCCATGGTTATAGTATGTTCCTCGGAGCTCCCTTTTCGCTCGGCACCTACGCGCTCTTTGCCGTGTTGTGTGGGGCAGCGTCATACATTGCGGTTCCGGCGGTTCAACGGCTGGCCATTCCAGAGGCGAGTCCGACCCTGCCATTGGCAGCCTCGTTGGGTCTGACATTTTCCTATAACGTGACCATCGGTATCCCCGTTTATATTATGATTGCCACGGCATTGACCAGAGCGATACCCGTTGGTTAA